In Arcobacter ellisii, a genomic segment contains:
- a CDS encoding CTP synthase: MTKFIFVTGGVLSSLGKGITSASIATILKQSGFKVSMLKIDPYLNVDPGTMSPLEHGEVFVTADGAETDLDLGNYERFIDKTLTAKNSFTTGQVYQSVIKREREGGYLGKTIQVIPHVVDEIKDRIYAAADENDFLIIELGGTVGDIEGLPFMEAIRAIRHEQPKTNTMNIHVSLVPYIKAAGELKTKPTQHSVQELRRIGITPHMLVCRTEKELPKNLKDKLALSCDIDRNAVIEAGDAQSIYQVPLHFIKEGILTPLSDHFNIKIKPNMEKWDTLVKNILVPQDEVTIAFVGKYLGLKESYKSLIEALIHAGAHLNTKVNIHWCDSERIEDVGVFDIIGNADGILVAGGFGHRGVKGKLEAIRYARENKIPYLGICLGMQLSIIEYARNVLGIEDANSIEFDPETKNPLIYLIDEFIDQSGNKQLRTHESPMGGTMRLGEYPFEPLKGSKLQKAYGNDEVYYERHRHRYEANPKYKAQLEEAGMIISGQSNGLIEAVELKDHPWFVGVQFHPEFTSHLETPNPIILEFVKQANKSK, encoded by the coding sequence ATGACAAAATTCATTTTTGTAACGGGTGGAGTTCTTAGTTCACTAGGAAAAGGTATAACTTCTGCTTCTATTGCAACAATATTAAAACAATCAGGCTTTAAAGTGAGTATGCTAAAAATTGACCCTTACTTAAATGTAGACCCAGGAACAATGAGTCCACTTGAGCATGGAGAAGTTTTTGTTACTGCTGATGGTGCTGAAACAGACCTTGATTTAGGAAACTATGAAAGATTTATTGATAAAACTTTAACTGCAAAAAATAGTTTTACAACAGGTCAAGTTTACCAAAGCGTAATTAAAAGAGAAAGAGAAGGTGGATATTTAGGTAAAACTATTCAAGTTATTCCTCATGTTGTTGATGAAATTAAAGATAGAATTTACGCAGCAGCTGATGAAAATGATTTTTTAATCATTGAACTTGGTGGAACAGTTGGAGATATCGAAGGTTTACCTTTTATGGAAGCAATTAGAGCAATTAGACATGAACAACCAAAAACTAATACAATGAATATTCATGTAAGTTTAGTTCCATATATCAAAGCAGCTGGTGAATTAAAAACAAAACCAACTCAACACTCTGTTCAAGAGTTAAGAAGAATTGGTATTACTCCTCATATGTTAGTTTGCAGAACAGAAAAAGAGTTACCAAAAAATTTAAAAGATAAATTAGCTTTATCTTGTGATATTGATAGAAATGCAGTTATTGAAGCTGGCGATGCACAATCAATTTATCAAGTTCCACTTCATTTTATAAAAGAGGGAATTTTAACTCCATTATCAGACCATTTTAATATCAAAATTAAACCAAATATGGAAAAATGGGATACTTTAGTAAAAAATATTTTAGTTCCTCAAGATGAAGTTACAATAGCATTTGTTGGAAAATATTTAGGTTTAAAAGAGTCTTATAAATCACTTATTGAAGCTTTAATTCACGCCGGAGCTCACTTAAATACAAAAGTTAATATTCACTGGTGCGATAGTGAAAGAATTGAAGATGTAGGTGTTTTTGACATAATTGGAAATGCTGATGGTATTTTAGTAGCTGGTGGATTTGGACACAGAGGTGTTAAAGGTAAACTTGAAGCTATTAGATATGCAAGAGAGAATAAAATCCCTTATTTAGGAATTTGTTTAGGAATGCAACTTTCTATCATTGAGTATGCTAGAAACGTTTTAGGTATTGAAGATGCAAACTCAATTGAATTTGATCCTGAAACAAAAAATCCATTAATCTATTTAATTGATGAATTTATTGACCAAAGTGGAAATAAACAACTAAGAACTCATGAATCACCAATGGGTGGAACTATGAGATTAGGTGAATATCCATTTGAACCACTAAAAGGTTCAAAATTACAAAAAGCTTATGGAAATGATGAAGTTTACTATGAAAGACATAGACATAGATACGAAGCAAATCCAAAATATAAAGCACAATTAGAAGAAGCTGGTATGATTATTTCAGGACAATCAAATGGATTGATTGAAGCAGTTGAATTAAAAGACCATCCTTGGTTTGTTGGAGTTCAATTCCACCCAGAATTTACTTCACACTTAGAAACGCCAAATCCAATTATTTTAGAGTTTGTAAAACAAGCAAATAAATCAAAATAA
- the recJ gene encoding single-stranded-DNA-specific exonuclease RecJ translates to MSKITKNRLLELLSARHLNNPYSKLADIPSPTNFKDIDKACKRIKKAILEKETITIVGDYDVDGVVSTTIMLDFFKTINVKVNHIIPNRFEHGYGLSTKIVDMINEGLVITVDNGISAYEASLKLKEKNIDLIITDHHTVGDKIPLALAIINPKQKDCNFEFKDICGAQVAWYLCAAIKKEMNLDVNMGDYLDLLCVAIIADIMPMTTLNYTIVKQGLKKIKSSSREAFKILNEIMAKKSLVSDDIGFFIAPKLNSAGRMDDASIALEFLLSENSQNANETLSLLEELNNYRKTLQEEISKKADSKTNKDDNAVVVWGENWHEGVIGIVASKLSNSHKKPAFILSIHNGIAKGSARANADVNLYDLITKANHLLLGYGGHKNAAGLSLKEENLEEFKSIINKELENYKESLHIEPITLGELDVASVDLEFLSIIEQFEPYGLENHRPIFKISNTTLVKYDLIGKDKNHLKLTLNSDGVVFEALKFNDSNINFSKNFDLIVSVAKNEFRGEVTPQFLIQDIL, encoded by the coding sequence ATGTCTAAAATAACAAAAAATAGACTTCTTGAACTACTTTCTGCAAGGCATTTGAATAATCCTTATTCAAAACTTGCAGATATTCCAAGTCCTACAAATTTCAAAGATATTGATAAAGCCTGCAAAAGAATAAAAAAAGCAATCCTAGAAAAAGAGACTATCACAATTGTTGGAGATTATGATGTTGATGGGGTAGTTTCAACTACTATTATGCTTGATTTTTTCAAAACTATCAATGTAAAAGTTAATCATATTATTCCAAATAGATTTGAACATGGATATGGATTATCTACAAAAATTGTTGATATGATTAATGAAGGTTTAGTAATAACTGTTGATAATGGAATTTCAGCTTATGAAGCCTCTTTGAAATTAAAAGAAAAAAACATTGATTTAATTATCACAGACCATCATACAGTTGGAGATAAAATTCCCCTTGCACTTGCAATTATAAATCCTAAACAAAAAGATTGTAATTTTGAATTCAAAGATATTTGTGGAGCGCAAGTTGCTTGGTATTTATGTGCAGCCATAAAAAAAGAGATGAATTTAGATGTAAATATGGGTGATTATCTTGATTTACTTTGTGTTGCAATAATTGCTGATATTATGCCTATGACAACACTAAATTATACAATAGTAAAACAAGGTTTAAAAAAAATTAAATCATCATCAAGAGAAGCATTCAAAATATTAAATGAAATAATGGCTAAAAAATCTTTGGTTTCAGATGATATAGGATTTTTTATTGCACCAAAATTAAATAGCGCAGGAAGAATGGATGATGCAAGTATTGCATTAGAATTTTTATTATCAGAAAATTCACAAAATGCAAACGAAACTTTATCTTTACTTGAAGAACTAAATAATTATAGAAAAACCCTACAAGAAGAGATTTCTAAAAAAGCAGACTCTAAAACAAATAAAGATGATAATGCAGTTGTAGTTTGGGGAGAAAATTGGCATGAAGGTGTGATTGGAATTGTTGCTTCTAAACTCTCAAATTCACATAAAAAACCAGCTTTTATATTGTCTATTCATAATGGAATTGCAAAAGGAAGTGCAAGAGCAAATGCTGATGTTAATCTTTATGATTTAATTACAAAAGCCAATCACTTATTATTAGGTTATGGTGGACATAAAAATGCTGCTGGATTATCTTTAAAAGAAGAGAATTTAGAAGAGTTCAAATCTATTATAAATAAAGAGTTAGAGAACTATAAAGAGAGTTTACACATAGAACCTATTACTTTAGGTGAACTTGATGTTGCTTCTGTTGATTTAGAGTTTTTATCTATAATTGAACAATTTGAACCTTATGGTTTAGAAAATCATCGACCTATTTTTAAAATTTCTAATACAACTTTAGTGAAGTATGATTTAATTGGAAAAGATAAAAATCATTTAAAATTAACTCTAAATAGTGATGGAGTTGTTTTTGAAGCTTTAAAATTTAATGACTCAAATATTAATTTTTCTAAAAATTTTGATTTAATAGTTTCAGTAGCAAAAAATGAGTTTAGAGGAGAAGTTACTCCTCAATTTTTAATACAAGATATTTTATAA
- a CDS encoding FlgO family outer membrane protein yields MAYKLLGILKLSFVSIFLTLFFNSCAYKNPISGSTNFHSLISGMVDDSANKIKKNVSVGEVVLVSDFVNLDKLKNRSQLGFLLSSMLKDKLSSLDIIVKEIELGKEFEFGPSGFNLLTREKERIITNKVKSKYAVVGTYSISSRSLNVFIRLIDIQTGNILSSSYGRTDIDDEILGLEGSSGGVNQKSSPPAQRPFLVL; encoded by the coding sequence ATGGCTTACAAATTATTAGGAATTTTGAAACTTTCTTTTGTTTCAATTTTCTTAACACTTTTTTTTAACTCTTGTGCTTATAAAAATCCAATAAGTGGTTCTACAAATTTTCATTCATTAATTTCTGGAATGGTTGATGATTCAGCAAATAAAATCAAAAAGAATGTCTCTGTTGGAGAAGTTGTTTTAGTTTCAGATTTTGTAAATCTTGATAAATTAAAAAATAGATCACAACTAGGCTTTTTACTTTCAAGTATGTTAAAAGATAAATTATCTTCACTAGATATTATTGTAAAAGAGATTGAATTAGGAAAAGAGTTTGAATTTGGGCCATCTGGATTTAATCTATTAACAAGAGAAAAAGAGAGAATTATAACAAATAAAGTTAAATCTAAATATGCTGTTGTTGGGACATATTCTATCTCATCTAGAAGTTTAAATGTATTTATAAGATTGATAGATATTCAAACAGGAAATATTTTATCTTCTTCGTATGGAAGAACAGATATTGATGATGAAATTTTAGGTTTGGAAGGAAGTAGTGGAGGGGTAAATCAAAAATCATCACCTCCTGCACAAAGACCTTTTTTAGTTTTATAA
- a CDS encoding FlgO family outer membrane protein yields the protein MFKNVSRISILATLLMLFMSGCSYKKIVSNTAVSDDVIREYSKVQTAKQHLEVAEDMQKNVTTQNSLEATIASLSTQIAQNKKLDTNKPVLITSFVRLDKLKETSEFGRIIGESLINELSNKGFNIIEYRGQMAVSINEQGEYFISRKPHEIKNQALSTYIVVGTYSRQNGRVILNARVIDNITGKIISSARSTYHHGLVNDCMMFGDCAPARTVKIIKER from the coding sequence ATGTTTAAAAATGTTTCTAGAATAAGTATTTTAGCAACTTTACTAATGCTTTTTATGTCAGGTTGTTCATATAAAAAGATAGTTTCAAATACTGCGGTTAGTGATGATGTTATTAGAGAATACAGTAAAGTACAAACAGCAAAACAGCATTTAGAAGTTGCTGAAGATATGCAAAAAAATGTAACTACACAAAATTCTTTGGAAGCTACAATTGCATCTCTTTCAACTCAAATCGCTCAAAATAAAAAACTTGATACTAATAAACCAGTACTTATTACTTCATTTGTTAGATTAGATAAGTTAAAAGAAACATCAGAATTTGGTAGAATTATTGGTGAAAGTTTAATCAATGAATTATCAAATAAAGGTTTTAATATCATCGAATATAGAGGACAGATGGCTGTTTCTATAAATGAACAAGGTGAATATTTTATTTCAAGAAAACCCCACGAAATAAAAAATCAAGCACTTAGTACATATATTGTTGTAGGAACATATTCAAGACAAAATGGAAGAGTGATTTTAAATGCAAGAGTAATTGATAATATTACTGGTAAAATTATTTCAAGTGCAAGATCAACATATCATCATGGTTTAGTAAATGATTGTATGATGTTTGGTGATTGTGCACCTGCAAGAACTGTAAAAATTATTAAAGAGCGATAA
- a CDS encoding DJ-1 family glyoxalase III, with product MAKIIVPISNGFEEIEAISIIDICRRANIEVTIAGVENIQTIGAHNIKIEADCKIENINSDDFDMIVLPGGLPNAYTLAKDKNVQKLLKEFKDKNKHIGAICAAPFALHEAGVLNENYTCYPSFEQKIRINGYHKNDAIVIDDNVITSRGPATAMSFALEIVNILCGEETYLNVKNGLLAV from the coding sequence ATGGCAAAAATTATAGTTCCTATTTCAAATGGTTTTGAAGAAATTGAAGCAATTTCAATTATTGATATTTGTAGACGTGCAAATATTGAAGTTACAATAGCTGGTGTTGAAAATATCCAAACTATTGGAGCACATAATATAAAAATTGAAGCTGATTGTAAAATCGAAAATATAAATTCTGATGATTTTGATATGATAGTTTTACCAGGTGGTCTTCCAAATGCTTACACTCTTGCAAAAGATAAAAATGTGCAAAAATTACTAAAAGAGTTTAAAGATAAAAATAAACATATTGGAGCAATTTGTGCAGCTCCATTTGCTCTTCATGAAGCAGGTGTTTTAAATGAAAATTACACTTGTTATCCAAGTTTTGAACAAAAAATAAGAATAAATGGCTACCATAAAAATGATGCGATTGTTATTGATGATAATGTAATAACTTCCAGAGGTCCAGCAACTGCTATGAGTTTTGCATTAGAGATTGTAAATATTCTTTGTGGAGAAGAGACATATCTAAATGTAAAAAATGGTTTATTAGCAGTTTAA
- a CDS encoding UDP-2,3-diacylglucosamine diphosphatase produces MKYKSIFISDIHLGTRFSKAKVLLNFFKHNECEHLILVGDIIDGWAIKRKLIWPQEHSDVIQKILKKARKGTKITFITGNHDEFLRPFVPLILGNSINISNELEYESINGKKYYITHGDFFDSITMTKKWLAVLGDYGYDLLLHLNSVLNFFRKKFGIKKYWSLSKYVKDSVKSSVSFINDFEQVLSSHAKNKGFDGIICGHIHKAEIRYIDEIEYLNCGDWVESCTAIVETFEGEFKIIDWLEKHESK; encoded by the coding sequence ATGAAATATAAAAGCATTTTTATCTCCGACATACACTTGGGAACTCGTTTCTCTAAAGCAAAAGTTCTTCTAAATTTTTTTAAACATAATGAATGCGAGCACCTGATTTTAGTAGGTGATATTATAGATGGCTGGGCAATAAAAAGGAAATTAATCTGGCCACAAGAACACTCAGATGTTATTCAAAAAATTCTCAAAAAAGCAAGAAAAGGTACAAAAATCACATTTATTACAGGTAACCATGATGAATTTTTAAGACCCTTTGTTCCTTTGATTTTAGGAAATTCTATAAATATTTCAAATGAACTTGAATATGAAAGTATTAATGGAAAAAAATATTACATAACCCATGGAGACTTTTTTGACTCTATTACAATGACCAAAAAATGGTTAGCTGTATTAGGTGATTATGGTTATGATTTACTTCTTCACTTAAATTCAGTCTTAAATTTCTTTAGAAAAAAATTTGGGATAAAAAAATATTGGTCACTTTCAAAATATGTAAAAGATAGCGTAAAATCTTCCGTTTCATTTATTAATGATTTTGAGCAAGTATTATCAAGCCATGCAAAAAATAAAGGTTTTGATGGTATTATTTGTGGACATATTCACAAAGCTGAAATAAGATATATCGATGAAATTGAATATCTAAATTGTGGTGACTGGGTTGAATCTTGTACTGCAATTGTTGAAACCTTTGAGGGAGAATTTAAAATTATTGATTGGTTAGAAAAACATGAATCAAAATAA
- a CDS encoding patatin-like phospholipase family protein produces MNQNNIAFVLGGGAARGAFHLGVLDFCEQHNIDIKAYSGSSIGAIISASHASGIKAKEQLKIFSSKDIKQTLKFNFFRNGLLKIDSSNKIIKELLPIERLEDIPKPVYVCAYDIKKNQLHYFNSGDTIILCMASSALIPLFKPVTYENMYLIDGGLFDNLPIKPLENKGYEIHTLDLFAKNIENVKKRINPIKNAKKILFKQLHTNHKYTIENTNHYIGTHHIKEFSLFTFKELQECFQLGFKEAQKHFLDIL; encoded by the coding sequence ATGAATCAAAATAATATTGCATTTGTTTTAGGTGGAGGAGCTGCACGTGGAGCTTTTCATCTAGGAGTATTAGATTTTTGTGAACAACATAATATTGATATAAAAGCATACAGTGGTTCTTCAATTGGTGCAATTATAAGTGCTTCTCATGCAAGTGGAATAAAAGCAAAAGAACAACTAAAAATCTTCTCATCAAAAGATATAAAACAAACTCTAAAATTTAATTTTTTTAGAAATGGTCTATTAAAAATTGACTCTTCAAATAAAATCATCAAAGAACTTCTTCCTATTGAAAGACTTGAAGATATTCCAAAACCAGTTTATGTTTGTGCTTATGATATAAAAAAAAATCAACTTCACTATTTTAACAGTGGAGATACAATCATTTTATGTATGGCATCAAGTGCATTAATTCCTTTATTCAAACCTGTTACTTATGAAAATATGTATTTAATTGATGGTGGCTTATTTGATAATTTGCCAATAAAACCACTTGAAAATAAAGGTTATGAAATTCATACTTTAGATTTATTTGCAAAAAATATAGAGAATGTAAAAAAAAGAATTAATCCAATAAAAAATGCAAAAAAGATTTTATTTAAACAACTACACACAAATCATAAATATACAATAGAAAACACTAATCATTATATAGGAACACACCACATAAAAGAGTTTTCACTTTTTACTTTTAAAGAGTTGCAAGAGTGTTTCCAACTTGGCTTTAAAGAGGCTCAAAAACATTTTTTAGATATACTATAA
- the dnaE gene encoding DNA polymerase III subunit alpha, which yields MSQIPQFTHLHLHTEFSLLDGANKIKPLAKKVKKMGMTSVAMTDHGNMFGAIAFYNAMRDEGIKPIIGMEAYIHNSDDIGDKTNRQRYHLCLYAKNDIGYKNLMFLSSQAYMHGFYYYPRINKKLLRENSEGLVCSAACLQGEVNWHLNTQNERNVKNGAKGYEEAKKIALEYKEIFGDDFYLEIMRHGISDQHFVDDQILRISKETGIKVVATNDTHYLEQKDADAHEAFMCIAMNKLYDDPNRLRHSVHEFYLKSPEQIAKLYADIPEAIEATQEIADKCNLTIKLGNPTPPNFKFTRQKSAEAGLTLPEPELEYSLENDKILFIHECRIGLEDRLKIVPPERHQEYRDRLEVEIEIINNMKFPGYMLIVWDFVIVAKRMGIPVGPGRGSAAGSLVAFSLKITDIDPIPYGLLFERFLNPERVSMPDIDMDFCQSRRGEIIDYVVQQYGRANVAQIITFGKLLAKGVIRDVARVLDMPYAKADAMAKLIPDELGIDLKNSWEKEPKIKELCEADPQAARVWEYALALEGLNRNAGTHAAGVVISNEPLWKKTPLFKPSGLDTLATQYNGKYVEDVDLIKFDFLGLKTLTVIEEANKLIEQRHGKRVNFITTDVNDKGVYDLIQTGNTIGLFQIESDGMQDLCKRLKPSNFEDIIAVLALYRPGPMESGMLDDFIDRKHGRAEISYFYDEFDAPLRPILETTYGVIVYQEQVMQIVQSIGGFSLGGADLVRRAMGKKIKEEMDRLKGEFANGGVKKGFVKEHCEELFDLIVKFAGYGFNKSHSAAYALVTFYTSYLKCYYPAEFMAALLTLEKDNTDKVVKYVDEVKRLGLDLFPPDINKSDLVFSAKKIDGKEVVMFGMGAIKGAGDVAINSILKARNEGGLFADLADFISRIDGSKVNKRVIESLTKAGAFDSFGYSRRALLEQIEKIVETVGKAATAKKMATGSLFGDSDELTKIDIELEHLPEFDSKDILELEKASLGFYVSGHPLDEYREQIDKINYTLSSQIDELDDGSQALFVGKIENITEKISKKGNKFGIATIMDFHGTIELMLFEDRLKELKEEYNLEEPIAFKVRISKDENFTRMNILKIETILDAQKEKVKTKQKEIQEPPLTIALHFSNDENIMYKLLEIVVENQGKRELKLLIKSKLADLELETGFKVTSNIENLIHKIEGAYIVDETDTTNK from the coding sequence ATGTCACAAATACCTCAATTTACCCATCTACATTTACATACAGAATTTTCATTACTTGATGGTGCAAATAAGATAAAACCACTAGCTAAAAAAGTTAAAAAAATGGGAATGACAAGTGTTGCCATGACAGACCATGGGAACATGTTTGGAGCCATTGCTTTTTATAATGCTATGAGAGATGAAGGAATAAAGCCAATCATTGGAATGGAAGCATACATTCATAATAGTGATGATATTGGTGATAAAACCAATAGACAAAGGTATCACTTATGTTTATATGCAAAAAATGATATTGGATACAAAAATCTTATGTTTTTAAGCTCTCAAGCTTATATGCATGGTTTTTACTACTATCCAAGAATCAATAAAAAGCTTTTACGTGAAAACTCTGAAGGTTTAGTTTGTAGTGCTGCTTGTTTACAAGGTGAAGTAAACTGGCATCTAAACACACAAAACGAAAGAAATGTAAAAAATGGTGCAAAAGGTTATGAAGAAGCAAAAAAAATTGCTTTAGAATATAAAGAGATTTTTGGTGACGATTTTTATTTAGAAATCATGCGTCATGGAATTTCAGACCAACATTTTGTTGATGACCAAATTTTAAGAATCTCAAAAGAGACTGGAATAAAAGTTGTTGCTACAAATGATACACACTACTTAGAACAAAAAGATGCTGATGCACATGAAGCTTTTATGTGTATTGCTATGAATAAACTTTATGATGACCCAAATAGATTAAGACATAGTGTTCATGAGTTTTATTTAAAATCTCCAGAACAAATTGCAAAACTTTATGCAGATATTCCTGAAGCTATTGAAGCAACACAAGAGATAGCAGATAAATGCAATCTAACAATCAAACTAGGAAATCCTACTCCTCCAAATTTTAAATTTACAAGACAAAAATCTGCAGAAGCTGGTTTAACACTTCCTGAACCAGAACTTGAATATTCTCTTGAAAATGACAAAATTTTATTTATACATGAATGCCGAATAGGATTAGAAGATAGATTAAAAATTGTTCCTCCAGAACGACATCAAGAGTATAGAGATAGACTTGAAGTTGAAATTGAAATTATAAATAATATGAAATTCCCAGGATATATGTTAATTGTTTGGGATTTCGTTATTGTTGCAAAAAGAATGGGTATTCCAGTTGGTCCAGGAAGGGGTTCAGCAGCAGGGAGTTTAGTTGCCTTTTCTTTAAAAATTACCGATATTGACCCCATTCCTTATGGACTACTTTTTGAGAGATTCCTAAATCCAGAAAGGGTTTCAATGCCCGATATTGATATGGACTTTTGTCAAAGTAGAAGGGGTGAAATAATCGATTATGTTGTTCAACAATATGGAAGAGCCAACGTTGCACAAATCATCACTTTTGGTAAACTTTTAGCAAAAGGGGTTATTAGAGACGTTGCAAGAGTTCTTGATATGCCTTATGCAAAAGCTGATGCCATGGCAAAGTTAATTCCAGATGAATTAGGAATAGATTTAAAAAACTCTTGGGAGAAAGAACCAAAAATAAAAGAGCTTTGTGAAGCTGACCCACAAGCTGCAAGGGTTTGGGAATATGCTTTAGCACTTGAAGGATTAAATAGAAATGCAGGAACTCACGCAGCTGGAGTTGTAATTTCAAATGAACCTTTATGGAAAAAAACTCCTCTTTTTAAACCAAGTGGACTTGATACACTTGCAACTCAATATAATGGAAAATATGTAGAGGATGTTGACTTAATCAAATTCGACTTTTTAGGTCTAAAAACTTTAACAGTAATTGAAGAAGCAAATAAACTAATAGAACAACGTCATGGAAAACGTGTAAATTTTATTACAACAGATGTAAATGACAAAGGTGTTTATGACCTAATTCAAACAGGAAATACAATTGGATTATTCCAAATAGAGTCTGATGGTATGCAAGATTTATGTAAAAGATTAAAACCATCAAATTTTGAGGATATTATCGCCGTTCTTGCACTTTATAGACCAGGTCCGATGGAATCAGGAATGCTTGATGACTTTATTGATAGGAAACATGGTCGAGCAGAAATTAGCTATTTTTATGATGAATTTGATGCACCACTTAGACCAATTCTTGAAACAACTTATGGAGTTATTGTTTATCAAGAGCAAGTTATGCAAATCGTACAATCTATTGGAGGTTTCTCACTTGGAGGAGCCGACTTAGTTAGACGGGCAATGGGTAAAAAAATCAAAGAAGAGATGGATAGACTAAAAGGCGAATTTGCAAATGGTGGAGTTAAAAAAGGCTTTGTTAAAGAACATTGTGAAGAACTATTTGACCTGATTGTAAAATTTGCCGGATATGGATTTAATAAATCTCATTCAGCAGCTTATGCCCTTGTAACATTTTATACTTCATATTTAAAATGTTATTATCCAGCTGAATTTATGGCAGCACTTTTAACACTTGAAAAAGATAATACAGATAAAGTTGTAAAATATGTTGATGAAGTAAAAAGACTAGGACTTGATTTATTCCCACCTGATATAAATAAATCAGATTTAGTTTTTAGTGCTAAAAAAATTGATGGAAAAGAAGTTGTTATGTTTGGAATGGGTGCTATTAAAGGTGCTGGAGATGTGGCAATTAATTCTATTTTAAAAGCTAGAAATGAAGGTGGATTATTTGCTGATTTAGCTGATTTTATTTCAAGAATTGATGGAAGTAAAGTAAATAAAAGAGTAATTGAATCACTTACAAAAGCTGGAGCTTTTGATAGTTTTGGTTACTCAAGACGTGCTTTACTTGAACAAATTGAAAAAATTGTTGAAACAGTAGGTAAAGCAGCAACAGCAAAAAAAATGGCGACAGGTTCACTTTTTGGAGATAGTGATGAGTTAACAAAAATAGATATTGAACTTGAGCATCTTCCTGAATTTGATTCAAAAGATATACTTGAACTTGAAAAAGCCTCTTTAGGTTTTTATGTTTCTGGACATCCACTTGATGAATATAGAGAACAAATTGATAAAATCAATTATACTTTATCTTCTCAAATTGATGAACTTGATGATGGAAGTCAGGCTTTATTTGTAGGAAAAATTGAAAATATTACTGAAAAAATCTCTAAAAAAGGTAATAAATTTGGGATTGCAACTATCATGGATTTCCATGGAACAATTGAACTTATGCTTTTTGAAGATAGGTTAAAAGAGTTAAAAGAAGAGTACAATTTAGAAGAACCTATTGCATTTAAAGTACGAATTTCAAAAGATGAAAATTTTACAAGAATGAATATCTTGAAAATTGAAACTATTTTAGATGCACAAAAAGAGAAAGTAAAAACAAAACAAAAAGAGATTCAAGAACCACCGTTAACAATTGCATTACATTTTTCAAATGATGAAAACATAATGTACAAACTTTTAGAAATAGTAGTTGAGAATCAAGGAAAAAGAGAATTAAAACTTCTAATAAAATCAAAATTAGCGGACCTAGAACTTGAAACAGGTTTTAAAGTAACATCAAATATAGAAAATTTAATACATAAAATAGAAGGAGCTTATATAGTAGATGAAACAGATACTACTAACAAATGA
- the surE gene encoding 5'/3'-nucleotidase SurE: protein MKQILLTNDDGFDAVGLKALIEALTPIAKIIVVAPAKNKSACGHSLTLDKPLRMDCLKDDFYKIDDGSPTDCIFISISNLFKEGYKPDLVISGINIGANMGEDITYSGTAAGAMEAVIHGIPAIAISQVCRDRCQDIQNNWDFELAKKTIVELVTKIFDNNFPLDERKFLNVNIPPIKANECNGIKVTKAGYREYGNDTHRHLNPRGEEYYWIGLHPLIWRESQNKDCDFEAIKANYVSITPIMLDMTSYNDIKSMENWLTK, encoded by the coding sequence ATGAAACAGATACTACTAACAAATGATGATGGATTTGATGCAGTTGGATTAAAAGCTTTAATTGAAGCTTTAACTCCTATTGCAAAAATTATAGTTGTAGCACCTGCCAAAAATAAATCAGCTTGTGGTCACTCATTAACTTTAGATAAACCACTTAGAATGGATTGTTTAAAAGATGATTTTTATAAAATTGATGATGGTAGTCCTACTGATTGTATATTTATTTCTATTAGTAATCTATTTAAAGAGGGTTATAAACCTGATTTAGTAATAAGTGGAATAAATATTGGTGCAAATATGGGTGAAGATATAACTTACAGTGGAACAGCAGCTGGAGCGATGGAAGCTGTAATTCATGGAATACCAGCAATTGCAATTTCTCAAGTATGTCGTGATAGATGTCAAGATATACAAAATAATTGGGATTTTGAATTAGCCAAAAAGACTATTGTAGAACTTGTAACAAAAATATTTGATAATAATTTCCCATTAGATGAAAGAAAGTTTTTAAATGTTAATATTCCACCAATCAAAGCCAATGAATGTAATGGGATAAAAGTTACAAAAGCTGGATATAGAGAATATGGAAATGACACTCATAGACACTTAAATCCAAGAGGTGAAGAGTATTATTGGATTGGATTACATCCACTAATTTGGAGAGAATCACAAAATAAAGATTGTGACTTTGAAGCAATTAAAGCAAATTATGTATCAATTACACCAATTATGCTTGATATGACTTCTTATAACGATATAAAATCAATGGAAAATTGGTTAACTAAATAA